The following are from one region of the Petrotoga mobilis SJ95 genome:
- the rplV gene encoding 50S ribosomal protein L22 → MATNTNVSRVQEDGRKVKRSVYHRMRKEKEASEPIVEARAVTKYVRISPRKARSMANSIRNKDISEALQILTFSPKKSARILYKTLMSAIANAENNFGLNAENLYVSEIMVNEGPRLKRLWPRSHGRADILQKRMSHIYITVRDKSADK, encoded by the coding sequence ATGGCTACTAATACTAATGTTTCCAGAGTTCAAGAAGATGGTAGAAAAGTAAAAAGATCTGTATATCACAGAATGAGAAAAGAGAAAGAAGCCTCTGAACCAATTGTTGAAGCTAGAGCAGTCACAAAATATGTAAGAATATCACCTAGAAAAGCTAGATCTATGGCAAACTCAATAAGGAATAAAGATATAAGTGAAGCACTTCAAATACTCACTTTTAGTCCAAAAAAATCCGCACGTATACTATATAAAACTTTGATGTCCGCAATTGCGAATGCTGAAAATAATTTTGGATTAAACGCTGAAAATCTCTATGTTTCTGAGATAATGGTGAATGAAGGTCCTAGACTCAAAAGATTATGGCCAAGGTCTCATGGAAGAGCAGATATTCTTCAAAAAAGAATGAGCCATATTTATATAACCGTAAGAGACAAAAGTGCTGATAAATAA
- the rpmC gene encoding 50S ribosomal protein L29 yields the protein MRITEMRELTDEELNQELNNLKEKLFQLRFQLELGQLKNSSSIKQVKKDIARIKTILKERELGIRR from the coding sequence ATGAGAATAACTGAGATGAGAGAATTAACAGACGAAGAGCTCAATCAAGAATTAAACAATTTGAAGGAAAAATTATTTCAATTGAGGTTTCAACTCGAACTTGGACAACTAAAAAATTCTTCAAGTATCAAGCAAGTTAAGAAAGATATAGCTCGAATAAAGACCATCCTCAAAGAAAGGGAACTCGGAATAAGGAGGTAA
- the rplR gene encoding 50S ribosomal protein L18 gives MIKQLDKKALRQKRHLRVRKNVRGTSEKPRLTVFKSQKHIYAQIIDDTKGVTLASASTTQKQLKEKLEKTWDENAAKEVGKLIAEKAKEKGITEIVFDRSGYKYHGKVKALAEAARETGLKF, from the coding sequence TTGATAAAACAATTAGACAAAAAAGCCCTTAGACAAAAAAGGCACTTAAGAGTGAGAAAAAACGTTAGAGGAACATCAGAAAAACCAAGATTGACGGTTTTTAAAAGTCAAAAGCACATATATGCTCAAATTATAGACGACACTAAAGGTGTTACTTTGGCGTCAGCTTCAACAACCCAAAAACAACTGAAAGAAAAATTAGAAAAAACATGGGATGAAAACGCTGCAAAAGAAGTAGGGAAACTCATAGCCGAAAAAGCAAAAGAAAAAGGTATAACAGAAATTGTTTTTGATAGAAGCGGTTACAAATACCATGGAAAAGTAAAAGCTCTTGCTGAAGCAGCAAGAGAAACGGGCTTAAAGTTTTAG
- the rpsH gene encoding 30S ribosomal protein S8, which produces MWSDPVADMLTRIRNANSVFKESVEIPASNLKKDILEIMKKEGFINDYKFIDDGKQGILKVYLKYKGTRRDKKPIMEGIIRVSKSGRRVYVNTRNIPKVKGGLGIAILSTSQGVMTDKEAREKKVGGEVICYVW; this is translated from the coding sequence ATGTGGAGCGATCCGGTAGCTGATATGCTAACCAGAATAAGGAACGCCAATTCGGTGTTCAAAGAAAGTGTTGAAATACCCGCTTCAAACTTAAAAAAAGACATTTTAGAAATAATGAAAAAAGAAGGATTTATCAATGATTATAAATTCATAGACGATGGTAAACAAGGAATACTCAAAGTCTATTTGAAGTACAAAGGTACAAGAAGAGATAAAAAACCTATAATGGAAGGGATCATAAGGGTTTCAAAAAGCGGAAGAAGAGTGTATGTTAATACCCGTAACATACCAAAAGTCAAGGGTGGATTAGGTATAGCTATACTCTCAACATCCCAAGGAGTAATGACCGATAAAGAAGCAAGAGAGAAAAAAGTTGGTGGAGAAGTAATCTGTTATGTATGGTGA
- the rpsS gene encoding 30S ribosomal protein S19, translating into MGRSLKKGPYVHPSLIKKIREMNEKGEKKVIKTWSRASMILPEMVGHTIAVHNGMKHIPVYITEQMIGHRLGEFSPTRRFGGHPDKKAVKGKIEKQG; encoded by the coding sequence GTGGGAAGGTCTTTAAAAAAAGGTCCTTATGTTCATCCAAGTCTTATCAAAAAGATTAGAGAGATGAACGAAAAGGGTGAAAAAAAGGTTATTAAAACTTGGTCAAGGGCCTCGATGATCCTGCCAGAAATGGTTGGACATACAATAGCAGTTCATAACGGAATGAAACACATACCGGTTTATATAACTGAACAAATGATTGGTCACAGATTGGGAGAATTTTCTCCAACCAGAAGGTTTGGAGGACATCCAGACAAAAAAGCTGTTAAAGGAAAGATAGAAAAGCAAGGTTGA
- the rplO gene encoding 50S ribosomal protein L15 encodes MPLKIEDLKPTPGSRKPKKRLGRGIGSGLGKTAGKGHKGEKARGRGKIGRTFEGGQTNIIRRTPKFGFSNAPFKKVYSVVNVETLEKYFSENEEVTPDILLEKKLIKKLNDGVKILGKGEISKPLVVKANIFSQTAREKIEAVGGKIEVIE; translated from the coding sequence ATGCCACTTAAAATAGAAGATCTAAAACCTACACCAGGATCAAGGAAACCCAAAAAAAGGTTAGGAAGAGGAATAGGCTCAGGATTAGGAAAAACAGCTGGCAAAGGGCATAAAGGTGAAAAGGCTAGAGGAAGAGGTAAAATTGGTAGAACATTTGAAGGTGGACAAACAAACATTATTAGAAGAACTCCAAAATTTGGATTCTCTAATGCACCATTCAAAAAAGTATATTCTGTTGTAAACGTAGAAACATTAGAAAAGTATTTCTCAGAAAATGAAGAAGTAACTCCAGACATACTTTTAGAAAAGAAATTGATAAAAAAATTGAACGATGGAGTAAAAATATTAGGAAAAGGAGAAATATCAAAACCTCTTGTTGTCAAAGCTAACATTTTCTCTCAAACCGCTAGAGAGAAAATTGAAGCTGTTGGCGGGAAAATAGAGGTGATTGAATAA
- the rpsE gene encoding 30S ribosomal protein S5, which produces MPNDQKVKATDAANELEERVIEIRRVSKVTKGGKTISFRAVSVVGNRNGKVGLGIGNAREVPQAIRKSIENAKNNMIEVPVKNGTIPYEIIGEQDASTVLLFPAGPGTGVIASSAVRAVVELAGIDNILSKSISSTNVLNLAKATYNGLKKLRSPQEIAKLRDLTVKQVFFGAHKGV; this is translated from the coding sequence ATGCCGAACGATCAGAAAGTAAAAGCTACTGATGCTGCAAATGAATTAGAAGAAAGAGTAATCGAAATTCGAAGGGTCAGCAAAGTAACTAAAGGTGGAAAAACCATTTCGTTTCGTGCAGTTTCGGTAGTAGGTAATCGAAATGGAAAAGTAGGATTAGGAATCGGGAATGCCCGAGAAGTTCCACAAGCCATAAGAAAATCAATTGAAAATGCAAAGAACAATATGATAGAAGTCCCCGTTAAAAACGGAACTATTCCTTACGAAATAATCGGTGAACAAGATGCTTCCACTGTATTACTGTTCCCAGCAGGCCCAGGTACCGGTGTTATAGCCAGTTCAGCTGTAAGAGCTGTTGTTGAATTAGCCGGAATAGATAATATTCTAAGTAAATCCATTAGTTCAACGAACGTATTAAATTTAGCTAAAGCCACTTACAATGGATTAAAAAAGTTGAGATCTCCTCAAGAAATTGCAAAGTTGAGAGATTTAACTGTTAAACAAGTATTCTTTGGCGCTCACAAGGGGGTATGA
- the rplF gene encoding 50S ribosomal protein L6 — protein MPQSRIADKPTIIPDGVELSVDGQTIKIKGKNGELSLNLPEYLEVDRDNNELMIKTKEGVVKRSSDEKRLKALRGTFTSHVRNMIKGVTEGYKKELEIAGIGYRAQLQGKNLILNIGYSNPVEFPVPEGITIEVPQPTIVVVKGIDKYKVGEVAARIRSLRKVNVYSGKGIKYVGESVLRKEGKKV, from the coding sequence ATGCCACAATCGAGAATAGCTGATAAACCAACAATTATTCCTGATGGTGTAGAATTATCTGTGGATGGACAAACAATAAAAATCAAAGGTAAAAATGGTGAATTAAGTCTCAATTTACCCGAATATTTGGAAGTTGACAGAGATAACAACGAATTAATGATTAAAACAAAAGAAGGCGTAGTTAAAAGAAGTTCAGACGAGAAGCGATTAAAAGCGCTAAGAGGCACGTTCACCTCTCATGTGAGAAACATGATTAAAGGTGTAACTGAAGGATACAAAAAAGAATTGGAAATTGCCGGTATTGGGTACAGAGCTCAGCTTCAAGGTAAAAACTTAATCTTGAATATTGGCTATTCAAACCCCGTAGAATTTCCAGTCCCTGAAGGAATAACTATAGAAGTTCCACAACCCACAATAGTAGTCGTTAAAGGTATAGATAAATACAAAGTCGGAGAAGTCGCTGCAAGGATAAGAAGCTTAAGAAAAGTTAACGTTTACAGTGGTAAAGGTATAAAATATGTTGGAGAAAGTGTTTTAAGAAAAGAAGGAAAGAAAGTTTAA
- the rplP gene encoding 50S ribosomal protein L16, whose protein sequence is MLMPKRVKYRKQQRGTVRGMTKGASLVHFGDWGLKAMESSWITAQQIEACRLSMVRTLKRTGNIWINIFPDKPITSKGIGTRQGKGKGDVEGWVAVVKKGRVMFEIGGVDEATAKRALEYAASKLPIRTKIVQRYEIGGEL, encoded by the coding sequence ATGTTGATGCCTAAAAGAGTAAAATACAGAAAACAACAACGCGGAACAGTCAGGGGAATGACAAAAGGTGCTAGTTTGGTGCATTTCGGCGACTGGGGATTAAAAGCGATGGAAAGCTCATGGATAACCGCTCAACAGATAGAAGCATGTAGGTTATCTATGGTAAGGACATTAAAAAGAACGGGAAATATATGGATTAACATTTTTCCCGATAAGCCAATAACTTCTAAAGGAATTGGAACAAGGCAAGGAAAAGGTAAAGGTGATGTGGAAGGTTGGGTAGCGGTTGTAAAGAAAGGAAGAGTGATGTTTGAAATAGGTGGAGTCGATGAAGCAACTGCCAAAAGGGCCTTAGAGTATGCCGCCTCCAAGCTACCGATAAGGACTAAGATAGTTCAAAGATATGAAATAGGAGGGGAGCTCTGA
- the rpmD gene encoding 50S ribosomal protein L30 has product MSSLKIKLVKGRAGKDKRQLATLDALDLTRKDKVVIKPDNPQIRGMIRTVHHLVEWEEIDS; this is encoded by the coding sequence ATGTCAAGTCTAAAGATAAAGTTAGTAAAAGGAAGAGCAGGGAAAGACAAAAGACAATTAGCTACTCTCGATGCTTTAGATTTAACTAGAAAAGATAAAGTAGTAATAAAACCTGACAATCCCCAAATTAGAGGAATGATAAGGACTGTACATCACTTAGTTGAGTGGGAAGAAATCGATTCTTAA
- the rplW gene encoding 50S ribosomal protein L23, which yields MELQKAYDIITRPILTEKTYSLMQERKYTFEVMKEATKPEIKEAIETIFKVKVEKVYVMNMKPKPKRLGRSEGYTRGWKKAIVKLGEGYVIRELQGSL from the coding sequence ATGGAACTTCAAAAAGCTTATGATATAATTACTAGGCCGATCTTAACAGAAAAAACCTATTCTCTCATGCAAGAACGCAAATATACCTTTGAAGTCATGAAAGAAGCTACCAAACCAGAAATAAAGGAAGCCATTGAGACAATATTCAAAGTCAAAGTAGAGAAAGTATACGTAATGAATATGAAACCTAAACCAAAAAGATTGGGAAGAAGTGAAGGATATACAAGAGGATGGAAAAAAGCAATAGTTAAATTAGGAGAAGGATACGTAATCAGAGAATTGCAAGGCAGTCTGTAA
- the rpsC gene encoding 30S ribosomal protein S3 — protein MGSKVHPNGFRLGNNKTWKSVWFNEKNYSDYLHEDEKIRDYIKSNYEAAGISEILIERPSDSSIRIDIYGARLGILIGRKGAEMKKIRDDLKNIVGDKNIKVYAEEVKNPYVVAQLIAEDVSGQLQRRVSHKVAMKRAITNAMRRGAKGVKIMVSGRLGGAEIARTEWYMEGRLPLQTLRSNIDYAVVHSQTKYGTIGIKVWVYHGDTLI, from the coding sequence GTGGGATCAAAAGTGCACCCAAACGGTTTCAGGTTAGGAAACAATAAAACTTGGAAATCTGTATGGTTTAACGAAAAGAATTATTCTGATTATTTGCATGAAGATGAAAAAATAAGAGATTATATAAAATCCAATTACGAAGCTGCTGGAATTTCAGAGATATTAATTGAAAGACCCAGTGATTCGTCAATAAGAATAGATATTTATGGTGCCAGATTAGGAATTTTGATTGGACGAAAAGGCGCAGAAATGAAAAAAATTAGAGATGATTTGAAAAACATTGTAGGGGATAAAAATATTAAGGTCTACGCTGAAGAAGTAAAAAATCCTTACGTTGTTGCTCAACTCATAGCTGAAGATGTATCCGGTCAACTGCAAAGAAGGGTTTCGCACAAAGTTGCAATGAAAAGAGCTATAACCAACGCCATGAGAAGAGGAGCTAAAGGTGTGAAAATAATGGTTTCTGGTAGACTCGGTGGTGCCGAAATAGCGAGAACAGAATGGTATATGGAGGGAAGATTGCCTCTTCAAACCTTGAGATCAAACATAGATTACGCTGTTGTTCATTCTCAAACTAAATATGGTACCATAGGGATAAAAGTTTGGGTCTATCATGGTGATACGCTGATTTAA
- the rplN gene encoding 50S ribosomal protein L14, which produces MVQLESKIRVADNSGAKVLRVIKVLGGFHKSKGTVGDTVVCSVREAIPHTDLKKGQVVQAVIVRTKKEIRRKDGTYIRFDDNAAVLIDKNKLPLGTRVFGPVAREVREKGYAKIASLAKEVW; this is translated from the coding sequence ATGGTACAACTAGAGAGTAAAATCAGAGTTGCTGATAACTCTGGAGCAAAAGTATTAAGAGTTATCAAAGTACTCGGTGGGTTTCATAAATCAAAAGGAACCGTCGGAGACACCGTTGTTTGCTCCGTTAGGGAAGCCATACCTCACACAGATTTGAAAAAAGGTCAAGTAGTTCAAGCCGTTATTGTCAGAACGAAAAAAGAGATAAGAAGGAAAGATGGAACCTATATTAGATTTGATGACAATGCTGCGGTACTGATTGATAAAAATAAGTTACCTTTAGGAACGAGGGTTTTTGGTCCAGTAGCCAGAGAAGTACGGGAAAAAGGCTACGCGAAGATAGCATCGTTAGCAAAAGAAGTTTGGTGA
- the rplX gene encoding 50S ribosomal protein L24 produces MYKIKRDDTVVVISGKDKGKRSKVLRVIPKDKKVIVDNVNVVKKHQRPTQKMREGGIIEQPSPIDISNVMLVCPNCNQKTRVGFKFLEDGSKVRYCKKCGEIVEKS; encoded by the coding sequence ATGTATAAAATAAAGAGAGACGACACAGTAGTAGTGATCTCTGGAAAAGATAAAGGAAAGAGAAGCAAAGTTTTGAGGGTTATTCCAAAGGACAAAAAAGTCATTGTGGATAACGTAAACGTCGTCAAGAAGCATCAAAGGCCCACTCAAAAGATGAGGGAAGGCGGAATTATTGAGCAACCCAGTCCTATTGATATTTCAAACGTTATGTTAGTCTGTCCAAACTGCAATCAAAAAACCAGAGTGGGATTTAAATTTCTTGAAGATGGAAGCAAAGTAAGATATTGCAAAAAATGTGGTGAAATAGTAGAAAAATCTTAA
- the secY gene encoding preprotein translocase subunit SecY — protein sequence MFKAFRNVFRIPELRDRVIFTFLALIGFRIGIYIPIPGINVEAWQAALSGASQGAVGGFIGFFDVFAGGALSNLSIFVLSVTPYITASIIFQLLSSIIPSLKEMLREGESGRKKFAHYTRMLTLVLAFGQGLLMSIAANNYRSPNLSPVLFVTLATVSIAAGTMFLLWIGELITEKGIGNGVSVLIFAGIVSRYPTYAAEALIGLTPLEWILLAAVAIFIVIAVVAVQTSERRINIQYAKRVVGTKIYGGSSTYLPIKVNGGGVIPIIFASAIMTLPSMIAGVTNTTVDDRLFAIGSPLYLVLYGLLVFFFTYFYSSVVMDPNDVANNIQNYGGFIPGLRPGKPTVNYITSVMTRVTFIGAIFLVVIALVPYFIRGASGMQQIWIGGTSTLIAVGVALDIVQQMEQHMIVRQYEGFMKKGRLRGRR from the coding sequence ATGTTCAAAGCCTTTAGAAACGTTTTTAGGATTCCTGAATTAAGGGATAGAGTTATATTCACCTTTTTAGCGTTGATAGGGTTTAGAATAGGTATATACATCCCCATTCCGGGAATAAATGTAGAAGCCTGGCAAGCTGCTTTAAGTGGAGCATCCCAAGGAGCGGTTGGAGGATTCATAGGTTTTTTTGATGTCTTTGCTGGAGGGGCGTTAAGCAATTTATCAATATTTGTTCTCTCAGTGACACCCTATATTACGGCTTCGATCATTTTTCAACTTCTCTCTTCTATAATACCTAGTTTGAAAGAGATGTTGAGAGAAGGTGAAAGTGGGAGAAAAAAATTCGCTCACTACACGAGGATGTTAACTTTAGTATTAGCTTTTGGACAAGGATTACTAATGTCCATAGCTGCCAACAATTACAGATCCCCCAATCTATCACCAGTTCTCTTTGTAACTTTAGCAACCGTTTCTATAGCTGCAGGAACGATGTTTTTACTATGGATAGGTGAATTAATCACCGAAAAAGGAATAGGAAACGGGGTATCTGTTTTAATATTTGCTGGTATAGTATCCAGATACCCTACATATGCAGCCGAAGCTCTCATAGGTTTAACCCCATTAGAATGGATACTCTTAGCCGCTGTTGCTATATTTATAGTAATAGCTGTAGTAGCGGTTCAAACATCTGAAAGAAGGATTAATATTCAATATGCAAAAAGAGTAGTCGGCACAAAAATTTATGGAGGTTCCTCAACATATTTACCTATTAAGGTAAATGGTGGAGGGGTAATTCCCATAATCTTTGCCTCCGCTATTATGACCCTACCCAGTATGATTGCTGGGGTAACAAACACTACCGTAGACGATAGACTATTTGCTATAGGTTCTCCACTTTATCTTGTGTTGTATGGTTTGCTGGTTTTCTTTTTTACATACTTCTACAGTTCTGTTGTTATGGATCCAAACGACGTAGCAAATAACATACAAAATTATGGTGGGTTCATACCAGGTTTAAGACCAGGAAAACCGACTGTTAATTACATCACTTCAGTCATGACCAGGGTAACTTTCATAGGAGCGATCTTTTTAGTAGTAATTGCCTTGGTTCCCTACTTTATCAGAGGCGCTTCAGGGATGCAGCAAATCTGGATAGGTGGTACCAGTACACTAATAGCCGTTGGAGTTGCTTTAGATATTGTCCAACAGATGGAGCAACACATGATAGTAAGACAATATGAAGGCTTCATGAAAAAAGGAAGGTTACGAGGAAGGAGATGA
- the rplD gene encoding 50S ribosomal protein L4: protein MSQIDIYNIQNEKVGTLDIKDEIFNIDPNMDVLYRYVDMQLTNKRAGTASTKTRSEVSGGGRKPWPQKHTGRARAGSIRSPLFRHGGVTFGPKPREFHKDLNKKMKRLALKSALSVRYRENNLIVLDEVKFEKPRTKDVKNILSKFGMEDTKVLFLFPYHQEQYENFKLSARNLPKVKVIIADNPGQNKKNVDGLNVFDLINSEKIVLTKEMVNKIEEVIG from the coding sequence ATGTCGCAGATAGATATATACAATATTCAAAATGAAAAAGTTGGAACGTTAGATATTAAAGACGAAATCTTTAATATTGATCCAAATATGGATGTACTATATAGATACGTTGATATGCAATTGACCAACAAAAGGGCAGGAACAGCTTCGACAAAGACAAGAAGTGAAGTTAGTGGAGGAGGCAGAAAACCATGGCCTCAAAAGCATACAGGTAGGGCAAGAGCCGGATCAATTAGATCTCCTCTTTTCCGACACGGTGGAGTAACTTTTGGACCAAAGCCCAGGGAATTTCACAAAGATCTCAATAAAAAAATGAAAAGACTAGCTTTAAAGTCTGCGTTGAGTGTCAGGTATAGAGAAAACAATTTAATTGTTTTAGATGAGGTTAAATTCGAAAAGCCAAGAACGAAAGATGTAAAAAATATTTTATCCAAATTCGGTATGGAAGATACAAAGGTTTTATTTTTATTTCCTTATCACCAGGAACAATACGAAAACTTTAAACTATCTGCAAGAAATTTGCCAAAGGTGAAAGTAATTATAGCTGATAACCCTGGTCAAAACAAAAAGAATGTGGACGGTTTAAATGTATTTGATTTAATAAACAGCGAGAAAATCGTGCTTACCAAGGAAATGGTGAATAAAATCGAGGAGGTGATCGGCTGA
- the rplE gene encoding 50S ribosomal protein L5, translated as MEKVQYIPLKDRYKEVVIPSMMKEFNYKNELQVPKLVKIVVNMGVGEGSRNRAVVEKHAQELTKIVGQKALIARAKKSVANFKVREGMPIGVKVTLRGWKMYNFLYKLNHVVLPKLRDFRGLPADSFDGRGNYTFGIPEQLIFPEIRPDDISRIQGMDITIVTTAKTDEEARKLLEYFGFPLQKK; from the coding sequence ATGGAGAAAGTTCAGTATATACCTCTGAAAGACAGGTACAAAGAAGTAGTAATACCTTCAATGATGAAAGAATTTAACTACAAAAACGAATTACAAGTGCCGAAACTTGTAAAGATAGTTGTTAATATGGGAGTTGGAGAAGGTTCCAGGAACAGAGCAGTTGTTGAAAAACATGCCCAAGAGTTAACGAAGATAGTCGGACAAAAAGCCTTAATAGCCAGGGCAAAGAAAAGTGTTGCCAATTTTAAGGTTAGAGAGGGTATGCCGATAGGTGTGAAAGTTACCTTGAGAGGATGGAAAATGTATAATTTCTTGTATAAATTAAACCATGTTGTGTTACCAAAATTGAGGGATTTTAGAGGGTTACCTGCCGATTCTTTCGATGGAAGAGGTAATTATACCTTCGGAATACCCGAGCAACTAATTTTTCCGGAAATCAGGCCTGATGATATAAGTAGAATTCAAGGTATGGATATAACAATCGTCACCACAGCTAAAACTGATGAAGAAGCCAGGAAATTATTAGAATATTTTGGTTTCCCGTTACAAAAAAAATAA
- the rplB gene encoding 50S ribosomal protein L2, translating into MALKQYKPVTPSRRYMTTSDFSELSKVEPEKSLLEPLKKTGGRNHYGRVTMRHRGGGHKRKYRIIDFKRDKINIPAKVASIEYDPNRSARIALLVYADGEKRYILSPKGLHVGETVMSGAKAEIKVGNSLPLENIPLGTLVHNIEFEPGRGGKIAKSAGTYAQLMAKEGKYALLKMPSGELRRVRLSCMATIGVVGNEEHSNEVYGKAGKTRWLGRRPKVRGMVQNPVDHPMGGGEGRSKGHIPKSPWGTPAKGYKTRRGKKQSDKFIVRRRVK; encoded by the coding sequence ATGGCGTTAAAACAATACAAACCTGTAACACCATCGCGAAGATATATGACGACATCTGATTTTTCTGAATTATCAAAAGTCGAACCCGAAAAAAGTTTACTCGAACCCTTGAAAAAAACAGGTGGAAGGAACCATTATGGTCGAGTTACAATGAGGCATCGAGGTGGTGGGCACAAAAGAAAGTACAGAATAATAGACTTTAAAAGAGACAAAATAAATATCCCTGCAAAAGTTGCTTCAATAGAATACGATCCTAACAGAAGTGCAAGGATAGCTCTATTGGTATACGCCGATGGAGAAAAAAGGTATATATTATCTCCCAAGGGATTACATGTAGGAGAAACTGTAATGAGTGGTGCAAAAGCTGAAATCAAAGTAGGTAACAGCTTACCTTTGGAGAATATTCCTCTAGGAACTCTTGTGCACAATATAGAATTTGAACCTGGTAGAGGTGGAAAAATAGCAAAATCTGCAGGGACTTATGCACAGTTAATGGCTAAAGAAGGTAAATATGCACTTTTAAAAATGCCTTCTGGTGAGTTGAGAAGAGTTCGTTTAAGTTGTATGGCTACCATCGGTGTAGTTGGTAACGAAGAACACTCCAATGAAGTTTACGGTAAAGCTGGAAAAACCAGATGGTTAGGAAGAAGACCCAAGGTAAGAGGTATGGTACAAAATCCAGTAGATCACCCAATGGGTGGTGGAGAAGGCAGAAGTAAAGGTCATATTCCTAAATCTCCTTGGGGAACACCTGCTAAAGGGTATAAAACAAGAAGAGGAAAAAAACAATCCGATAAATTTATAGTAAGAAGAAGGGTAAAGTAA
- a CDS encoding type Z 30S ribosomal protein S14, with translation MAKKALIEKSKRTPKYKTREYSRCKVCGRPRAVYREFGLCRICFREQALEGKLPGVKKASW, from the coding sequence ATGGCGAAAAAGGCTCTTATAGAAAAATCTAAAAGAACTCCGAAGTATAAAACAAGAGAGTACTCACGATGTAAAGTATGTGGTAGACCAAGAGCTGTTTATAGAGAATTCGGTTTATGCAGAATATGTTTCAGAGAACAAGCTCTGGAAGGTAAACTTCCTGGAGTTAAGAAGGCTAGCTGGTAA
- the rpsQ gene encoding 30S ribosomal protein S17: MSKKIITGKVVSNAMDKTITVETDRLTKHPKYHKFVRKTRRYHAHDENNECEIGDIVEIEESRKLSKTKAFVLKRIVRKNILSEEVETPDSVEEELKEAFGGEVDGTTRE, from the coding sequence ATGTCTAAAAAGATAATAACTGGAAAAGTTGTAAGCAATGCGATGGACAAAACGATAACAGTTGAAACAGATAGACTTACAAAACATCCCAAATACCACAAATTTGTCAGAAAAACCAGAAGATACCATGCACATGATGAAAATAACGAATGTGAGATTGGAGATATTGTTGAAATAGAAGAATCCAGGAAGCTTTCCAAAACAAAGGCTTTTGTTTTAAAAAGAATTGTGAGAAAAAATATTTTATCGGAAGAAGTTGAAACACCAGACTCAGTTGAAGAAGAATTAAAAGAAGCCTTTGGAGGTGAGGTTGATGGTACAACTAGAGAGTAA